A genome region from Thermococcus alcaliphilus includes the following:
- a CDS encoding flavodoxin family protein, whose amino-acid sequence MKSLVVFYSRSGTTKRVAQELAEALGADIDEVIDKKSRKGILGILRAGYDATREKTTEIEFTKDPSEYDLVIIGSPTWNRRVTPAIRTYLLQNRGKIKAAAFFATCLGNSGKCLDQMKELYGDKALLKKTLVKKELEKGIEKLKEELKALMAI is encoded by the coding sequence ATGAAATCACTCGTCGTCTTTTACTCCCGGAGCGGGACCACTAAGAGAGTGGCTCAAGAGCTCGCAGAGGCCCTTGGTGCTGACATCGATGAGGTTATAGACAAAAAGTCCCGCAAAGGCATCCTTGGCATTCTAAGGGCTGGCTACGACGCCACGAGGGAAAAGACAACGGAGATAGAGTTTACGAAAGATCCCTCGGAGTATGACCTCGTCATAATCGGAAGCCCCACATGGAATAGAAGAGTAACCCCCGCGATCAGGACGTACCTTCTGCAGAACAGGGGGAAAATCAAAGCGGCGGCTTTCTTTGCCACGTGCCTCGGCAACTCCGGAAAGTGCCTCGACCAGATGAAGGAGCTCTACGGTGATAAGGCGCTCCTTAAAAAGACCCTGGTGAAGAAGGAGCTTGAAAAAGGAATAGAGAAGCTAAAGGAAGAGCTTAAGGCCCTGATGGCTATTTAA
- a CDS encoding urease accessory protein UreH domain-containing protein encodes MLLIALVIFTSLVSASSVTYGNLEFYTISSEKELENLLSAHEGEYFFIFYHSETCPACNYMKTNVFPTQKAKEVLRGINLVSIDVYKGRALTNLQYKVYGKVLVIQPDNVGYYTPKENGELINVGVPGTPTMVIFKVENGEKILKGVAVGALNPEGLEFFVQNSIGDATNSERSSEESQGKDETSSTGNLSLAVLLPIFSAGILSVFSPCVLPLIAGTFSLLFAKRKVEVVIAGLVVSFSLLGALAGSLGSYIAQVRGALYLVGGLGFILVGASLVSNTVNQKLLKFIPSPSERISSKNGYVYDFLLGSALGATWIGCIAPYVGFAVITAALSGSVLKGIMVMGIYGLGMGLTIYLILSSKDLADWINKKFLSNRLSLTKEKKAKWEKILGVVIILFGVLMLTELTPLKLWSALFEKLAKL; translated from the coding sequence ATGCTCCTGATTGCACTTGTCATCTTCACAAGCTTGGTGAGCGCGAGTAGTGTAACTTATGGGAATTTGGAGTTTTACACAATCTCAAGCGAAAAAGAGCTTGAGAACTTACTTTCAGCTCATGAAGGAGAATACTTCTTCATCTTTTATCATTCAGAGACTTGTCCAGCCTGTAATTATATGAAAACCAATGTTTTCCCGACACAAAAGGCAAAGGAAGTCTTGAGGGGCATAAATTTGGTCTCAATCGATGTGTATAAGGGGAGAGCACTAACAAACCTCCAATACAAGGTTTACGGGAAAGTTCTCGTCATCCAGCCGGACAACGTGGGCTACTACACCCCAAAAGAAAATGGTGAGCTAATAAACGTCGGCGTGCCCGGGACACCAACCATGGTAATATTCAAAGTTGAAAATGGAGAGAAGATTCTGAAAGGTGTGGCCGTTGGGGCATTAAATCCCGAAGGTTTGGAATTTTTTGTGCAGAACAGCATTGGAGATGCGACGAATAGCGAGAGGTCAAGCGAAGAATCACAAGGGAAAGATGAAACCTCTTCCACAGGCAATTTATCTTTAGCAGTCCTCCTACCCATCTTCTCAGCTGGAATTCTAAGCGTGTTTTCGCCCTGTGTTCTCCCTCTTATAGCGGGAACCTTTTCACTCCTCTTTGCAAAGAGGAAGGTTGAAGTTGTCATAGCGGGTCTTGTTGTGTCTTTTTCCCTGCTTGGGGCCTTAGCAGGTAGCTTGGGTTCTTATATCGCTCAGGTTAGGGGGGCTCTCTATCTTGTAGGGGGCCTCGGTTTCATTCTGGTTGGAGCGTCCCTAGTAAGTAATACCGTTAACCAAAAACTGCTCAAATTCATTCCCTCTCCTTCAGAGAGAATTTCATCGAAGAACGGTTATGTTTACGACTTTCTATTGGGTTCTGCACTTGGAGCCACTTGGATTGGATGCATAGCACCGTATGTTGGGTTTGCTGTTATTACAGCTGCATTAAGCGGAAGCGTCTTAAAGGGAATAATGGTCATGGGCATCTACGGTCTGGGAATGGGGCTTACAATCTATTTGATCCTTAGCTCGAAAGATCTTGCCGATTGGATAAACAAAAAGTTCCTATCGAACAGACTAAGCCTAACCAAGGAGAAGAAAGCTAAGTGGGAGAAAATTCTGGGAGTTGTGATAATTCTCTTCGGAGTTCTAATGCTCACCGAACTAACTCCCCTCAAGCTCTGGAGTGCTCTATTTGAAAAGCTTGCAAAACTTTAG
- the thiI gene encoding tRNA uracil 4-sulfurtransferase ThiI, translating to MILVRYGEIAIKGRKRREFERKLAENIQKALRRKGIIGKVRVIRGRILVDAPDEAAEIIAKVPGVVSVSPARAMDYDDVPVYLKEALRQFNPRSFKVETQRLDKTFLKTSMEVNKEIGAFIVKEFGWKVDLENPELTVGIEIIDGKAYVFFEKIRGVGGLPVGTQGKVVVLLSGGIDSPVAAFLMLKRGAEITAVHFDQGKNAKKVVERVVEILNDYSPEPIELIVENHFEILKPYVFTLNKLNRREWTCVVCKVAMLRRAAEIAKERGALGIVTGDSLGQVASQTLTNLYFETMSVDFPVHRPLLGFDKEEIVAIARKIGTYEAFLEYPYCDCPFRPERVVTQGKLEEFERIREELRKEGII from the coding sequence GTGATACTCGTAAGATACGGAGAGATAGCAATAAAAGGTAGAAAAAGAAGGGAGTTTGAGAGAAAATTAGCCGAGAATATCCAGAAGGCTCTAAGGAGGAAAGGCATAATTGGAAAAGTGAGGGTAATAAGGGGAAGGATTCTCGTTGATGCCCCGGACGAAGCAGCGGAGATAATAGCCAAAGTCCCTGGGGTGGTGTCTGTATCTCCTGCTAGAGCTATGGACTACGATGATGTTCCTGTATATCTCAAGGAGGCCCTTAGACAGTTTAATCCAAGGAGCTTTAAAGTTGAAACTCAAAGACTGGATAAGACTTTTTTGAAGACATCTATGGAGGTTAATAAAGAAATAGGAGCGTTTATTGTCAAGGAATTTGGATGGAAAGTAGATCTCGAGAACCCGGAACTTACCGTAGGCATTGAGATAATAGATGGTAAAGCCTACGTGTTCTTTGAGAAGATTAGAGGCGTTGGTGGATTACCCGTTGGCACGCAGGGAAAAGTTGTTGTCCTCTTAAGCGGAGGGATAGATTCTCCAGTGGCGGCATTCTTAATGCTAAAAAGAGGGGCTGAGATAACAGCGGTTCACTTTGACCAAGGAAAAAACGCGAAAAAAGTCGTAGAGAGGGTCGTGGAGATCCTCAACGACTACTCCCCCGAGCCAATAGAGCTGATCGTGGAGAACCACTTTGAGATCCTTAAGCCCTACGTTTTTACCTTGAATAAGCTCAACCGCAGAGAATGGACATGTGTAGTATGCAAGGTCGCTATGCTCAGACGAGCAGCTGAGATAGCAAAAGAACGGGGTGCCCTTGGGATAGTAACGGGGGATTCTTTAGGACAAGTAGCCTCTCAAACCCTAACGAATCTTTACTTTGAAACCATGAGTGTGGATTTTCCAGTCCATAGACCTCTCTTGGGATTTGACAAGGAGGAGATAGTGGCGATAGCAAGGAAGATAGGTACCTATGAAGCTTTTCTTGAGTATCCTTACTGCGACTGTCCCTTCAGACCCGAGAGGGTAGTTACACAGGGAAAACTGGAAGAGTTTGAAAGAATAAGGGAAGAGCTTAGAAAGGAGGGCATAATCTGA
- a CDS encoding NAD(P)-dependent oxidoreductase encodes MIGWIGLGHIGRAMAERLSEEYELLVWNRTREKAKGFKNVARTPEEVAERCDVIFLSLYDSEAVRQVSERLLKADLSGKIVVDTTTNHHEKVLEFHEMYRNVGAFYLESPVIGSVVPARNGQLTILVSGEREAFEKVRPYLEKLGKKIFHFEEPGKATKLKLINNFVLGAFMAALGEAVALGENAGIPKEELIEVLENGAGNSVVLKAKKAKLLGDDYSTHFSAKNLVKDLSYAYDLALASRKAVPLNATVRELYRIAFERGMEELDFSVVYKLLREL; translated from the coding sequence ATGATCGGATGGATTGGCTTGGGTCATATAGGTAGGGCCATGGCGGAGAGGTTATCAGAGGAGTACGAGCTCCTCGTCTGGAACAGGACAAGGGAGAAGGCCAAAGGTTTCAAGAACGTCGCAAGAACTCCGGAGGAAGTGGCCGAGAGGTGTGACGTGATCTTCCTCTCGCTCTACGACAGCGAAGCGGTGAGGCAGGTCTCGGAGAGGCTTTTAAAGGCAGACCTCAGCGGGAAGATAGTAGTGGACACCACCACGAACCACCACGAGAAGGTCTTAGAGTTCCACGAGATGTACAGAAATGTGGGAGCCTTCTACCTTGAGAGCCCCGTCATCGGGAGCGTCGTTCCGGCGAGAAACGGTCAACTGACGATCCTCGTGAGCGGAGAGAGGGAGGCCTTTGAAAAAGTCCGTCCCTACCTTGAGAAGCTCGGGAAGAAGATATTCCACTTTGAGGAGCCTGGAAAGGCCACGAAGCTCAAGCTGATAAACAACTTTGTGCTTGGAGCCTTCATGGCGGCGCTCGGTGAGGCAGTAGCTTTAGGTGAAAACGCTGGAATCCCGAAGGAAGAGCTTATAGAGGTGCTTGAGAACGGCGCAGGCAACTCGGTGGTGCTGAAGGCGAAGAAGGCAAAGCTCTTGGGCGATGATTATTCGACGCACTTCTCCGCGAAGAACCTCGTTAAAGACCTCTCCTACGCTTACGACCTGGCCCTGGCATCGAGGAAAGCAGTCCCGCTCAACGCTACCGTGAGGGAGCTCTACAGGATCGCCTTTGAAAGGGGCATGGAGGAGCTTGATTTTTCGGTGGTTTATAAACTCCTCCGGGAGCTTTAA
- the dmpI gene encoding 4-oxalocrotonate tautomerase DmpI — MPTIIIEGPKADVETKRELVRRITEVIREVYKVHHVSVIIHENETENVGVDGELLSDIIAKRRGTK, encoded by the coding sequence ATGCCTACGATAATAATTGAAGGCCCGAAGGCAGATGTGGAGACCAAGAGGGAGCTCGTAAGGAGGATAACCGAGGTGATAAGAGAGGTCTACAAGGTGCACCACGTCAGTGTCATAATCCACGAGAACGAAACGGAAAACGTTGGCGTCGATGGGGAGCTCCTTTCGGATATCATCGCGAAGAGAAGGGGGACAAAGTAA
- a CDS encoding HesA/MoeB/ThiF family protein produces MDFSRHFPIIGIEGQRKLSESKVAVVGAGALGSWEVYFLHKLGIGEIIVIDRDFVDESDLPRTIYTKEDIGKPKVDVLKEKFGVKGYFEDLNPSTVALLDEADLIIDGTDNIYTRQVINDYAVKNGKPWIYVGVLSTYGNIMPIIPGKTACFRCFMPKLPSRPMPTCAIAGIMSYVPPLAASIAVSIAAKILLGEEVKSELIFFDTKTLDFEKVEVPRREDCPACVRREFTFLEKRIKIERLCDGSIQVTPPERMDVNFEELGKQLEKLGIEYLKTPQFIQFEDEDYEILIFKSGRMVIRGAEEEREAKNLFARYLGG; encoded by the coding sequence ATGGACTTTTCGAGACACTTTCCTATCATAGGCATTGAAGGGCAGAGGAAGCTGAGCGAGAGTAAGGTGGCAGTCGTTGGGGCTGGTGCCCTTGGGAGTTGGGAAGTTTACTTCCTCCATAAACTTGGAATTGGAGAGATAATCGTCATAGACAGGGATTTTGTAGACGAAAGCGACCTCCCTAGGACAATATACACGAAGGAGGACATAGGAAAGCCAAAAGTGGATGTGCTAAAGGAGAAGTTTGGAGTTAAAGGTTACTTTGAGGATTTGAACCCCTCAACAGTTGCTCTTCTTGACGAAGCTGATCTGATAATAGATGGAACGGACAATATTTACACAAGGCAGGTTATAAACGACTATGCAGTAAAAAACGGTAAGCCTTGGATATATGTGGGGGTCTTATCTACTTATGGAAACATAATGCCGATAATTCCGGGTAAAACAGCATGCTTCAGATGTTTTATGCCAAAGTTGCCATCTAGACCCATGCCCACCTGTGCAATAGCCGGTATTATGAGTTATGTTCCACCCCTAGCGGCTTCAATAGCCGTTAGTATTGCAGCGAAGATTTTGTTGGGAGAAGAAGTTAAAAGCGAACTCATATTCTTTGATACAAAAACTCTGGACTTTGAGAAAGTTGAAGTACCTAGGAGGGAAGATTGTCCTGCATGTGTAAGAAGGGAGTTCACATTTCTGGAAAAACGCATAAAAATAGAAAGACTTTGCGATGGCTCAATTCAAGTAACGCCTCCAGAAAGAATGGATGTTAACTTTGAAGAACTTGGAAAACAGCTCGAAAAGCTTGGTATTGAATATCTAAAAACTCCCCAATTCATTCAATTTGAAGATGAGGATTATGAGATATTGATTTTCAAAAGCGGGAGGATGGTAATTAGGGGAGCTGAAGAGGAGAGAGAAGCAAAAAATCTCTTTGCGAGATATTTGGGTGGTTGA
- a CDS encoding DUF302 domain-containing protein: MFRYRRKVEMSLKEAEEKLKAKLEEKGYKVVLEFTPSEVVKAKLGVEMEPYRILYVCNPKKFYEMTKVEYEVGSFAPCPVLLYEKEGSVYVAINTADDIVEIIKEPLEDVKSVIDSL, translated from the coding sequence ATGTTTAGGTATAGAAGAAAGGTCGAAATGTCTCTAAAGGAGGCCGAAGAAAAGTTGAAGGCAAAGCTTGAGGAGAAGGGATACAAGGTCGTGCTTGAATTTACGCCGAGTGAGGTCGTTAAGGCAAAGCTTGGAGTTGAGATGGAGCCATATAGAATCCTCTACGTCTGCAATCCGAAGAAGTTCTATGAGATGACAAAAGTTGAATACGAGGTTGGATCCTTTGCTCCCTGTCCAGTGCTGCTCTACGAGAAAGAAGGAAGCGTATACGTTGCCATAAACACTGCAGATGACATAGTTGAGATCATCAAGGAGCCGCTTGAGGACGTTAAGTCCGTTATAGACTCTCTTTAA
- a CDS encoding nitroreductase family protein, whose protein sequence is MEFFEVLKKRRSIRRFQDKPVPRELIEKFLEAAFLSPSSYNKRPWHFVVVDDKEKLEALSRAKLGASGLKTAPVAIVVAADKSRSDVWIEDASIAAEHIHLASYALGLASFWVQIRNRTHNETKTAEEYVRELLGIPENYRVLCIIGVGYPAENKPPHGDEVFEWEKVSHNEFGKRFK, encoded by the coding sequence ATGGAGTTCTTTGAAGTGCTCAAAAAGAGGCGGAGCATAAGGCGCTTTCAGGATAAACCTGTACCTAGAGAGCTTATAGAAAAGTTCCTTGAGGCTGCTTTCCTTTCGCCGAGCTCCTACAACAAGAGGCCGTGGCATTTTGTAGTTGTTGACGATAAAGAGAAGCTTGAGGCACTCTCAAGGGCTAAACTGGGAGCATCAGGTCTCAAAACGGCGCCGGTGGCGATAGTCGTTGCCGCCGATAAAAGCAGGAGCGACGTCTGGATCGAGGACGCTAGTATAGCGGCCGAGCACATCCATCTCGCCTCCTATGCTTTAGGTTTAGCTTCCTTCTGGGTGCAGATAAGGAACAGGACGCACAACGAGACCAAAACAGCAGAAGAGTACGTGAGGGAGCTTCTGGGAATTCCAGAAAACTACCGCGTGCTTTGCATAATTGGGGTGGGCTATCCAGCAGAGAACAAGCCGCCCCACGGCGATGAAGTCTTTGAATGGGAAAAGGTCAGCCACAACGAATTTGGAAAGAGGTTTAAATAG